From the Paenibacillus sp. MMS20-IR301 genome, the window TTTGTTCGAAAATGATATCGACCCATTCGATAACCGCATCCTGAACCCGGATTTCACGGCACAGCTTGTTGAATACAGGGGGGAGTCCGCTTTTATAACGGTTAATATCCATTGGCCTAAGTCCCTTCATTGATGGAGCTTCATTCTTATGATGTTCCCGATTATATCATAATGAGACAAATATCTGCGAGGATTGGAAATGTACTCCGGCGCGGACATACCTCACAATAGAGATAGACTAATTACGATCCTATGGAGGGAAACAGTAATGAAAAGGAAACTGCATTTGCTCAGCAACGCCCATCTGGACCCGGTGTGGCAGTGGGAATGGGAGGAGGGCGCAGCGGCAGCGGTATCTACGTTCCGTGCAGCGGCGGAATTCTGTGAGGAGAACGACGAATATATTTTCAACCATAATGAAGTGATCCTCTATCAATGGGTTGAGGAGTATGAGCCGGCATTGTTCAAGCGGATTCAGCGTCTGGTTAAGGAAGGCAAGTGGCATATTATGGGCGGATGGTATTTGCAGCCGGACTGCAATATGATCTCGGGTGAATCGTTTGTCCGGCAGATCCTGCTCGGCAAAGCCTATTTCCGGGCAAAGTTCGGTGCAGAGCCGGCTACCGCCATCAACTTCGATTCCTTCGGGCATTCCCGCGGGCTGGTGCAGATTCTGGTACAGGCGGGTTACGATTCGTATATCTTCATGCGTCCGGATGAGATGGAAGGCTTGCCGGCGGATGATTTCAGCTGGGAGGGGTATAACGGCAGCAAGGTGATGGCCCACAAGATAGAGGGCGGCTACAACAGTCTTATGGGCAAAACCCGCGGGAAGATCGAGCGCTGGCTGGGCGATCACCCGCAGCAGCAGACCGGACTTGTGCTTTGGGGCGTGGGTAATCACGGCGGCGGGCCGTCGCGGACCGATCTGGCGCAGATTGCCGAGCTCATGCAGGAGCGGGACGATGTGGAGATTGTCCATTCGACGCCGGAGCGTTATTTCGCCGAGCTGAAGCAGAAGGGGGCAGAGCTGCCCGTCTATGCGGGCGATCTCAATCCCCGGTTCGTAGGCTGCTATACCTCGATGATCCGCATCAAGCAGCAGCACCGGCTGCTGGAGAATGAACTGTTCCTGACGGAGAAAATGCTGTCCGCCGCTGCGCTGCAGGGTCTGCTCCCCTACCCGGCAGCCGGGCTGCAGGAGGCGCTGCGGGATCTCTTGACCGCGCAGTTCCATGACATTCTGCCGGGGACCTCTGTGCAGAATGCCGAGGAGGCCTCCCTGCGCCAGCTCGGCCACGGGCTGGAGACCGCCGCCCGGCTGAAGACGCGGGCGTTCTTCGCTCTGGCTGCCGGACAGCCGAAGGCGGCGCTTAAGGAATATCCGGTGCTGATCTATAATCCCCATCCGTATGCGGTTACAGGCGTATTCGAATGTGAGTTCATGCTGGAGGACCAGAACTGGAGTGAGGAATACTCTTTGCCTGTAGTCTACCAGGGTGGGCGCCGCCTGCCCTGCCAGCCGGAGAAGGAGCGCAGCAATATTCCGCTGGACTGGCGGAAGCGGGTAGCGTTCACAGCAGAGCTGGCCCCGTCATCGATGAACCGGTTCGACTGCCGGATGGAGATGCTGCCGGATAAGCCGCTGCCGCAGCTGGCCGGTCAGGACGGCTGCTTCCGGTTCGAGACTGCGGAGCTGACGGTAATCATTAACGCCCGGACCGGGCTCATGGATGAGTACACCGCCGGGGGCCATTCGCTGCTGCGTCCGGGAGCCTTCGCCCCGCTCGTGATGGCGGACAATGAGGACCCGTGGCGGATGGACACGGACCGCTTCGATCAGGTAGAGGGCGTGTTCACGCTGATGGGTGAGGCGGAGAGCGCACGCTTCTCCGGCGTGAAGCAGCCGCTGCCTGCCGTGCGGGTCATCGAGGACGGCGAGGTCCGCACCGTGATTGAAACGGTGCTGAGCTACGGCAGCTCCTCGATCACCCAGACCTATAAGCTGCCGAAGCAGGGAACCGAGGTAGAGATTGAGCTGCGGGTGTACTGGAATGAGAAGGATAAGCTGCTGAAGCTGGCGGTCCCGACCGTGCTTGCGCAGGCCGGGTACTTCGGCCAGACGGCCTTTGGTGTGCAGCAGCTGGACCGGAACGGCCGGGAGTCAGCGGCGCAGAAGTGGGTCTCTGCTGAAGACGCTGCGCAGAATCTGGCGTTGACCTGCATTAATAGCGGCATCTACGGCAGCGATTTCCGGCAGGGCGAGCTGCGCCTGTCGCTGCTGCGCAGCGCCGGCTACTGCGCGCACCCGATCGGCGACCGGCCGATTATGGCGCAGGACCGCTTTCTGCCGCGCATGGACCAGGGGGAGCGCAGCTACACCTTCTGGCTGAACGGCGGCACGCGGGAGGAGCGCCGCAGGCTGGTGGACCGCGAAGCGCTGGTCCATAATGAGCGGCCGTACGCGTTATCCTTCTTCCCGTCAGGGGAAGGGGAGCAGCCCGGCCCTTGTGTGCTGCTGGCGGATGACAGCATCCAGCTTAGCGCCTTCAAGCGGGAGGAATACGGCGACGGCTTCATCCTGCGCCTGTTCGAGCCGACCGGACTTGGCGGCGCGACCGTGGTCAGCCTTCCGGCGCTTGGGATCCGCCGGGAGGTCTCCCTGAACGGATACGAGATCAAGACGTTCCGGCTGCTGCCCGCTTCCCGGACGCTGGAGGAGGCTCCGCTGTGTGAGGTTTGAGGCTTGGAGTTTGAGGGGGGCTAATCTGAAATAAATGGAAAAAAGGCACTTAATTCTTCTGTAACGGATGATTTCGGAAATTTAGATGGAAAAAAGGCATTTAATTACCCAATATTATCGCTGAAAAGCCGCAACCGAGAGCAATAAGTGACGTTTATCCAACTAATCCAAGTTTGTAAGGTAAATCAATGAATTTAAGTGCCATATTTCCACTTATTTCCGCTTTGCAAGGTGGATTGCAAACCTATGACTCGGCTCATAGCTCTGCTGCGGTGATACATTGTAATAATCTGCTAAGTACCAGGCTTAACGCGTAAGCAGACACACCGCATAAGAATACTCAACACGTAAGAGGCACAACGCGCTAGCAGGATCAACCGATGGAAGGTTACCAGGCTGGGACTCAGCTATAACTCAGCTTCAACTCAGACTTACCTCACCGGGCGAATATGTCTTAGAGTAACATTACCCAAAGAGTGAGGCGGACTGAGAATCCTCTATTTGCTCAAAATCCTTGAAATATAGGCAGAAGCGGACTGAAATTCCGCTATCTTGTTCCTTTGAACCCGGAAGAAGGCGAAACGGGACATATAAGGGATTCTGAGTCCGATCGGACTGTAATTGTGCTGATTTTGCTCCAATAACGGAATCTCAGTCCGCCTCGCATATATTCAGTTGATACGGCATGCAACCAAAAAAGCAGACAAAAAAGCAGGCAGCCAATAACCCGGCTGTCTGCTTTTTTATATCGTGCTAACGCCAAGTGCCCGAAGCTGTTACGGCCACAGCGCAAAACTCGCTTTTACCGCAGCTACTGCCACAGCTCATAACTCGCTCATAACTCACTCCTACCGCAGCTCCTTAACGCTTCAGGCTCTCCCCGTCGGTAGCGATAACTTCCTTGTACCAGTGGAAGGATTTCTTGCGGTAACGCTCAAGGGTACCGGTGTTATCGTCGTGGCGGTCTACGTAGATGAAGCCGTAACGCTTGCTCAGCTCGGCGGTCGAGGCGCTGACCAGGTCAATACAGCCCCATGAGGTGTAGCCCATAACGTCAACACCGTCCTCGATGGCTTCGCCAACCTGAACCAGGTGGTCATTCAGGTACTGGATGCGGTAATCGTCATTGACGGTCGGCACGCCGTCTTCGCCGGTGATCAGCTGATCCTTGGCGCCGAGCCCGTTCTCCACGATGAACAGCGGCTTCTGGTAGCGGTCGTAGAACATATTCAGTACATAACGCAGGCCCTGCGGGTCAATCTGCCAGCCCCATTCGGAAGCCTTCAGGTACGGGTTGGCCGCACCGCTGAACAAGTTGCCTTCGGTCTGCTGGCGCCGGTTGTCGTCGCCTGTTTCACAGATGCTTACATAGTAGCTGAAGGAGATGAAGTCTACGGTGTGCTTCAGAATCCCGGCATCGCCGGGCTCCATATGAATTTCAATGCCGTGCTCTCTGAAGTAGCGCTTCATGTAGCCCGGGTATACGCCGCGCGCATGAACATCCCCGAAGAAATAGTTCATATGCTCCGACTTCATCGCCGCAATGACATCGTCAGGATTCGGCGTCAGCGGATAGGTCGGCATGCTGAGGATCATACAGCCGATCTGGGCAGAAGGGTTAATTTCATGTCCGATTTTTACCGCTGAGGCACTGGCCACCAGTTCGTGATGGATCGCCTGATACAGGTCCTGCTTGCTCAGCTGTTCTTTCGGAGTGTAGATCCCGCCGCTCATAAACGGCTCATGCAGAATCGAGTTGATCTCGTTGAAGGTCAGCCAGTACTTTACTTTATCCTTATAGCGGGTGAAGACGGTTCTGGCATAACGCTCGTAGAAGCCGACCAGCTCGCGGTTGACCCAGCCGTTATACTGCTTCGACAAATGCAGCGGTGTTTCGTAATGGGAGAGCGTCACCAGCGGCTCGATGCCGTATTTGTGCAGCTCGTCGAACAGGTCGTCATAGAACTTCAGGCCTTGCTCATTCGGCTCCAGCTCATCCCCGTTCGGGAAAATCCGCGACCAGGCAATCGAGGTACGGAATACCTTGAAGCCCATTTCTGCAAACAGCTTGATATCTTCTTTGTAGCGGTGGTAGAAATCAATACCGACCAGCTTCATATTATCCTCGGTAGGCACCTCAGTGATTGGACCTTTAATGCCCCGCGGAGCCACGTCCTGGGTGGACCAGCCTTTACCGTCTTCATTATATGCGCCTTCCAGCTGGTTAGCGGCTACAGCGCCGCCCCACAGGAAGCCGTCAGGAAATTTAATGCTCATCGATGATCCCGCCTTTTTATAGTTATTGAATCAGATATGGTAAGCTACTAATATGCCCATAATTCAATGCTAAATGTTGTAACGCGTTACATGTCAAGTATTATTTAAAAGATGAAAATTTATGTAAGGAGTGTCCTCATGTCGAATCTTGATCATATTGCCAAGCTGTCGGGATTCTCCAAAGCTACGGTATCACGGGTGCTGAATCATTCTCCCCATGTGAGTGAGGCCACACGCAATAAAATCATGGCGATTATGGACGAGCTGGACTATGTCCCGAACGGCAATGCCATCTCCTTGTCCAAAGGTCAGACAGAGCAGATCGGCATGGTTACGGAAGGGATCAACGAAGTGATGCTGCCCTTTCTGAACAGCTTCGTAGAAGCAGCCAGCCGGCACGGATACCAGACCATTATCTATACTTCCGGCGGAGATCCGGCCAAAGAGCTGCAGGCGTTCGAGGATATGCGGCGGAAAAGAGTCGATGCCCTCGTCATCACCACCTGCGTCAATGATCAGAATCTCTTAGGCTCTTTTTGCAAATATGGGCCGATTGTGTCCTGGCAGCGGATGGAGCTTCCGCAGATTCAGAGTGTTGCCATGGACCAGTATGGCGGATATATGCTGGGGCTGGAGCATGTAATTGCCCGGGGGTATACCCGGATTGCCAATGCCTTTGGCAGACCGACCAGTATCAATACCTCCGGCCGGAACCAGGCTTTTCAAGACATTGCCCGCAAATACGGCCTGAATGTGAATCCGGACTGGTCACCGGCCGGCATACATTCTATCCGCCAGGGGGAACAGCTGGTACGGGAGCTGATGCAGTGTGCCGGAGACCGTCCGAACGCGATACTGTGTGCCAATGATCTGGTGGCGGCAGGGGTGCTGAATGAGGCCCGCAGGCTTCAGGTGAAGGTGCCGGAGGAGCTGGCCATTGTTGGATTCGATAACACCGAGCTGGCCCATACGCTGGGGATTACCTCCATTAATAATCCGATTGCCGCGCAGGCGGAGAATGCGTTCCGGCTGATTCTAAGCAGGCTGAAAGGCACGGAGGCGGAGCAGCAGCAGCTGGAGTTCGGGCTGGTGCAGAGAGCTACTACGTAACTAAGCCGTGAACCGTCCGGCAGAGCAGGTCCGCGGTTTGTATATTCCCTGATGATTGGAGTTCAACGGAGCTGATGGATAAAATACTGATTATTGAAGATGACCTGAAGCTGCAAAAATACATATCAGAGTATCTCGAGGCGTATCATTTCGAAGTGGAGACGGTGAAGGATTTCAGCCGGATTGTTGCCCAGGCGGAGGAGAGCAGGCCGCAGCTGATTCTGCTGGATATTAATCTGCCGGTGCTGGACGGCTTTTATTATCTGAAGGTTTTGCGCAAAAGCATGCAGACCCCCATCATCATCCTCTCCGCGCGCAGCGACGAAAGCGAACAGATCCGCGGTATGGAATACGGGGCGGATGATTATGTGACCAAGCCGTTCAAGATCGGGATTCTGCTCGCCAAAATCAATGCCGTGCTGCGCCGCGCCTATCCCCAGGCCGAGGAGCCGGGCCATACAGCCGGCAGTCTCAAGCTGCTTAAGGATACGATGAAGCTGCAGATTAAGGAGCAGATGCTGGAGCTGAGCAAGAATGAATTCCGGCTGCTGCAGATGTTTATGAAAAGGCCAGGTGAGATTCTCACCCGTGAGGAGCTGCTGGAGGCACTGTGGGATGAGCAGACCTTCGTGGATGACAATACGCTGACCGTGAACATTACCCGGCTCAAAAAAAAGCTGGCCGGCTGCGGCCTGCACCAGGCAATTATAACTAAGCGGGGTGTGGGCTATGCGCTTGATCCGGCGAATTGCTGAGCTGCTTCAGCTTAAGCAAGGGATGATCCTTGTCTATATCCTCAATACGGTTGTGCTCATCCTGGCCTCTTACATGTTCCATGGTGTGAAGGATATTCTGTATCCGCTTGGTGTGAGTCTGTTTTTGCTGACGGTTTATCTGGGGATTTCCGCAATCCGGCTGCACAAATTCAAGCTTAAACTGTCAGAGGCGGCGGCCAGCCCGCAACTGCCTGTCGATGCGGCGGATGCCGCGGACAGGCTGGTCTTCGGCATGGTTAATGAGATTCATGAGGAGTACAACAGCCGGATCTATCAGCTCGGCAGCTCGGCGAAAGAGCGGAATACACTGTTCTCCCAGTGGATTCACAACATGAAGGTGTCGGCCGCAGTCATTGATCTGGCAGCAGAGCGCGGAACGGAGCAGGCCCTTGCTGATATCCGGGAGGAGAACGGCAAGCTGACCGCGAACCTCGAAGAATGCCTGAACCTGCTGCGGCTGGAGCAATTCTCGCGTGATTACAGGCCGGAGCGGGTCAGCCTGCACCGGGTGGTGGTGAAGGCGGTTAATGCCCGCAAGCGGGATTTCATCTACGCGGGAGTATATCCGAAGATCACGGTGGATGAAGAGGCGGATATTTATACAGACGAGAAGTGGTGCGGCTCTATGCTGGAGCAGGTGCTGACGAACGCCATTAAATACAGCCATAAAGGCGGTACCGTTACACTCAGCAGCAGCGAGGTGACAGAGGGCCGGGTGCTGCTTACCGTGGCGGATGAGGGGATCGGGATTGAACTGGAGGATTTGCCGCGGGCGTTTGAGCCTTTTTTCACAGGGAGGAATGGAAGGGATCACCGCTCGGCTACCGGCATCGGCCTCTACATGGTGAAGCACACCGCAGACCGGCTGGGCCATTCCGTCAGGCTGGATTCGCAGCGGGGTGCGGGGACGGTGGTTACGTTTACTTTTGCAGCGGTATAGCGTTCCTTACGTAAATGTAAGGTTATGAAAGGCAAATGCATTCATGGAGCAGAAACTTCCTTTTATACTTTGATTATCAGAATATGGGGGGAAGCAAAGGTGAACGTTATTTCAATTAATCAACTGGTCAAAGTCTACAATTCTTACAAGGCGGTAAAAGCAGTCCCGGCACTCGATTCCATCAGCTTTGCTGTCACAAAGGGGGAGTTCACCGGGATTATGGGCCCCAGTGGCAGCGGCAAAACAACTCTGCTCAATATTCTCTCCGGTGTAGATAAGGCCACCTCGGGGGAAGTGCTCATTGACGGGCAGGATATTACGAAGCTGTCCAAGGATGAAATGGCCTTGTTCCGGCGGGAGCGGATCGGATATGTCTTTCAGGATTTCAATCTGCTGGACAGTCTGACGCTGGCGGAGAATATCTCACTGCCGCTGATTCTGGACCGTAAGAGTCCTAAGGAGATTGAGGACAAGCTCGGGCCGCTGCTGCAGCTGCTGGATATTGAAGAGCTGAAGGACAAGTACCCGTACCACCTCTCCGGAGGGCAAAAGCAGAGAGCTGCAGCCGCCCGCGCGATTGTGAATGAGCCGGCGGTAATTCTGGCGGATGAGCCTACGGGAAATCTGGATTCCAGATCGGCAGGCCGGTTAATGGAGACGATGGCTTCGCTGAACGGACAGCTGGGCAGCACGATTCTGATGGTAACGCATGATCCGTTTGCGGCGTCGTTTTGCCAGCGGGTGATTTTCATTAAGGACGGACAATTTGAATTCGAGATCCGGCGGGGTGGCGGGCGCAAATTGTTCTTCGACCGGATTCTGGAGGCGCAAAGTGTGCTCGGAGGGAAGCCGCTATGACCTTCTCCGCCATGATCCGCAAAAACTTCCTGTTCCACGCTAAAAAATATATATCTCTCTATTTCGTCAATACGCTGATTGTCGCTATCCTGTTCATGTTCGGCAGCCTGCTCTACAATCCGGATATTCTGCGGCAGGTCGGCAATACCACGCTTTACAGCATTGTGCGTATGGCCCTGACCGGAGTGGTACTCTTCTCCATTGTATTTGTCACCTACAGCAATCTGTCCTTCCTGAAGTATAGAGGCAAAGAATTGGGCATGTATATCACGCTAGGTATGACTGCGAAGGATCTTACCAGGCTGCTGCTGCTGGAGAATCTGGGCATTGCAGCTGTCTCCCTCTGCAGCGGGCTCATTACCGGCGCCGTGTTCGGCAAATTATTTTATATGGGGCTTAATCAGATTCTGCTGGAGCATAAGCTGCGGTTTGTGTTGAATGCCGGCAGTCTGCTGCTAAGCGGCGGGATTTTTCTCATCATTGCCTGTGTGAATTTCGCGTTCAATCTAATCTATATCCGTAAAATGTCCGTGGCCCGCATTCTGCAGTCCGCCCATGTCCGGGAAACAGGAGTACGCAGCAGCGGATGGGGAGTGCTTGCCCTGGTCCTGTTCATTGTCTCAGTTATTCTACTGCCGGGAACACTGCTGCACAACTGGTTTGACGGGAATCAGGTGGTGGCCGTGATCTGTATCGTGCTCACACTAATCTGTCCTTATGTGATGATCGGTACGGGCATCAATCTGTTTAAATCGGTCATGAAACGGTTCAGACGGTTCTACAACCACAATCTGCTGGTCATGTCGAACCTGTCGCACCGGTTAGCGTCATACACCACAACGTTGTATATCGTCACCCTGCTGATTGCCGGAGCGCTGTTCTTCATTGGAATGACCTATTCCATGTACGCCGCCACCAAGGAGACGGTCCAGCGTAATAATCCGTTCGATGTGCTGTTCGTGGAGAGCGGCAAGGCCAATGTTATGAATGAGCCGGAAATTGCGGCACTGCTTGCAGATAACGGTGACACGGTGCTTTC encodes:
- a CDS encoding glycoside hydrolase family 38 C-terminal domain-containing protein, with the translated sequence MKRKLHLLSNAHLDPVWQWEWEEGAAAAVSTFRAAAEFCEENDEYIFNHNEVILYQWVEEYEPALFKRIQRLVKEGKWHIMGGWYLQPDCNMISGESFVRQILLGKAYFRAKFGAEPATAINFDSFGHSRGLVQILVQAGYDSYIFMRPDEMEGLPADDFSWEGYNGSKVMAHKIEGGYNSLMGKTRGKIERWLGDHPQQQTGLVLWGVGNHGGGPSRTDLAQIAELMQERDDVEIVHSTPERYFAELKQKGAELPVYAGDLNPRFVGCYTSMIRIKQQHRLLENELFLTEKMLSAAALQGLLPYPAAGLQEALRDLLTAQFHDILPGTSVQNAEEASLRQLGHGLETAARLKTRAFFALAAGQPKAALKEYPVLIYNPHPYAVTGVFECEFMLEDQNWSEEYSLPVVYQGGRRLPCQPEKERSNIPLDWRKRVAFTAELAPSSMNRFDCRMEMLPDKPLPQLAGQDGCFRFETAELTVIINARTGLMDEYTAGGHSLLRPGAFAPLVMADNEDPWRMDTDRFDQVEGVFTLMGEAESARFSGVKQPLPAVRVIEDGEVRTVIETVLSYGSSSITQTYKLPKQGTEVEIELRVYWNEKDKLLKLAVPTVLAQAGYFGQTAFGVQQLDRNGRESAAQKWVSAEDAAQNLALTCINSGIYGSDFRQGELRLSLLRSAGYCAHPIGDRPIMAQDRFLPRMDQGERSYTFWLNGGTREERRRLVDREALVHNERPYALSFFPSGEGEQPGPCVLLADDSIQLSAFKREEYGDGFILRLFEPTGLGGATVVSLPALGIRREVSLNGYEIKTFRLLPASRTLEEAPLCEV
- a CDS encoding glycoside hydrolase family 1 protein — encoded protein: MSIKFPDGFLWGGAVAANQLEGAYNEDGKGWSTQDVAPRGIKGPITEVPTEDNMKLVGIDFYHRYKEDIKLFAEMGFKVFRTSIAWSRIFPNGDELEPNEQGLKFYDDLFDELHKYGIEPLVTLSHYETPLHLSKQYNGWVNRELVGFYERYARTVFTRYKDKVKYWLTFNEINSILHEPFMSGGIYTPKEQLSKQDLYQAIHHELVASASAVKIGHEINPSAQIGCMILSMPTYPLTPNPDDVIAAMKSEHMNYFFGDVHARGVYPGYMKRYFREHGIEIHMEPGDAGILKHTVDFISFSYYVSICETGDDNRRQQTEGNLFSGAANPYLKASEWGWQIDPQGLRYVLNMFYDRYQKPLFIVENGLGAKDQLITGEDGVPTVNDDYRIQYLNDHLVQVGEAIEDGVDVMGYTSWGCIDLVSASTAELSKRYGFIYVDRHDDNTGTLERYRKKSFHWYKEVIATDGESLKR
- a CDS encoding LacI family DNA-binding transcriptional regulator, which produces MSNLDHIAKLSGFSKATVSRVLNHSPHVSEATRNKIMAIMDELDYVPNGNAISLSKGQTEQIGMVTEGINEVMLPFLNSFVEAASRHGYQTIIYTSGGDPAKELQAFEDMRRKRVDALVITTCVNDQNLLGSFCKYGPIVSWQRMELPQIQSVAMDQYGGYMLGLEHVIARGYTRIANAFGRPTSINTSGRNQAFQDIARKYGLNVNPDWSPAGIHSIRQGEQLVRELMQCAGDRPNAILCANDLVAAGVLNEARRLQVKVPEELAIVGFDNTELAHTLGITSINNPIAAQAENAFRLILSRLKGTEAEQQQLEFGLVQRATT
- a CDS encoding response regulator transcription factor is translated as MDKILIIEDDLKLQKYISEYLEAYHFEVETVKDFSRIVAQAEESRPQLILLDINLPVLDGFYYLKVLRKSMQTPIIILSARSDESEQIRGMEYGADDYVTKPFKIGILLAKINAVLRRAYPQAEEPGHTAGSLKLLKDTMKLQIKEQMLELSKNEFRLLQMFMKRPGEILTREELLEALWDEQTFVDDNTLTVNITRLKKKLAGCGLHQAIITKRGVGYALDPANC
- a CDS encoding sensor histidine kinase, with protein sequence MRLIRRIAELLQLKQGMILVYILNTVVLILASYMFHGVKDILYPLGVSLFLLTVYLGISAIRLHKFKLKLSEAAASPQLPVDAADAADRLVFGMVNEIHEEYNSRIYQLGSSAKERNTLFSQWIHNMKVSAAVIDLAAERGTEQALADIREENGKLTANLEECLNLLRLEQFSRDYRPERVSLHRVVVKAVNARKRDFIYAGVYPKITVDEEADIYTDEKWCGSMLEQVLTNAIKYSHKGGTVTLSSSEVTEGRVLLTVADEGIGIELEDLPRAFEPFFTGRNGRDHRSATGIGLYMVKHTADRLGHSVRLDSQRGAGTVVTFTFAAV
- a CDS encoding ABC transporter ATP-binding protein — encoded protein: MNVISINQLVKVYNSYKAVKAVPALDSISFAVTKGEFTGIMGPSGSGKTTLLNILSGVDKATSGEVLIDGQDITKLSKDEMALFRRERIGYVFQDFNLLDSLTLAENISLPLILDRKSPKEIEDKLGPLLQLLDIEELKDKYPYHLSGGQKQRAAAARAIVNEPAVILADEPTGNLDSRSAGRLMETMASLNGQLGSTILMVTHDPFAASFCQRVIFIKDGQFEFEIRRGGGRKLFFDRILEAQSVLGGKPL
- a CDS encoding FtsX-like permease family protein — protein: MTFSAMIRKNFLFHAKKYISLYFVNTLIVAILFMFGSLLYNPDILRQVGNTTLYSIVRMALTGVVLFSIVFVTYSNLSFLKYRGKELGMYITLGMTAKDLTRLLLLENLGIAAVSLCSGLITGAVFGKLFYMGLNQILLEHKLRFVLNAGSLLLSGGIFLIIACVNFAFNLIYIRKMSVARILQSAHVRETGVRSSGWGVLALVLFIVSVILLPGTLLHNWFDGNQVVAVICIVLTLICPYVMIGTGINLFKSVMKRFRRFYNHNLLVMSNLSHRLASYTTTLYIVTLLIAGALFFIGMTYSMYAATKETVQRNNPFDVLFVESGKANVMNEPEIAALLADNGDTVLSQNETLEYIALPEFRNFKGKWGMWDTQSMILAERAFNELLGTRYVLAEHQALFARVQLENLDFQVPDTILAAIQPEQAEAMPLDSGGKAELLQDLQGTVIQEYEAAGIAEVSEPYVNWVATASSYFGQALVVDDGVYERLKAAVTAVQIRKVHLLSGNISEAGFTALVDELRERNGYDASYWSTPYRHNLGAEDRMRAEQEAMRPVYRGELLSRELEANGTVFFITMFLGALFIIASGLVLYHKVLSDIDMQKESMASLKRIGVTPKEFQQLVSKELSILFMLPAVFGLGLGYYYFYIAFSNTGVLHGPLGRAAGVAAVFFLLQIAFCFASRRKYFSELGREL